In Plodia interpunctella isolate USDA-ARS_2022_Savannah chromosome 17, ilPloInte3.2, whole genome shotgun sequence, one genomic interval encodes:
- the LOC128677004 gene encoding G protein-activated inward rectifier potassium channel 4-like: MKKATKRYEAFGSGSDETNILTPGVYYPPKRTVSCSRQKTTRQKCKRAVLKNGEFNIVKFTQKFGIFSDWFIALVEARWRWTLFGFFAAFTCDWLVFGFIYWLIALTHGDLILEHLPPNQNITNWTPCVENIYGFTSTFLFSVEVHTTVAYGKRAITLECPDAILAMCIQCIFSSIFQSFMVGILFAKLTRPKARTQTILFSKNAIVSLRDEKLCMIFRVGDMRKSRILNIKASMFILRLNKDSENIDDTEQVEMRVELDGCESSFFLWPVAVVHVIDSLSPLYNLSAADLFGGKLEILVVFEGVIESTGQPVQARSSYTEVDIIWGHRFVSMVEIDDKNQFFVDFSKLNETEQVDTPLCSSSEYESVISSINNNVCSIDNGDITR, translated from the exons ATGAAAAAAGCTACAAAAAGATATGAGGCATTCGGCAGCGGTTCTGatgaaactaatattttaactcCAGGAGTTTATTATCCACCTAAac GAACCGTCAGCTGCTCCCGTCAGAAAACAACAAGACAAAAATGCAAGCGTGCCGTTCTTAAAAATGGTGAATTCAACATCGTCAAGTTCACACAAAAATTCGGTATATTTTCCGATTGGTTCATTGCTTTAGTGGAAGCTAGATGGCGCTGGACCCTATTTGGATTCTTCGCTGCATTCACGTGCGATTGGTTAGTTTTCGGCTTCATTTATTGGCTAATAGCATTGACACATGGAGATCTAATACTGGAACATCTCCCCCCGAACCAAAACATCACAAATTGGACACCTTgcgttgaaaatatttatggttTCACATCAACTTTTCTATTCAGCGTGGAGGTCCACACAACTGTAGCTTATGGAAAAAGGGCAATAACTTTGGAGTGCCCAGATGCTATCCTGGCGATGTGCATACAATGCATTTTCAGTTCTATTTTCCAATCTTTTATGGTCGGGATCCTGTTTGCGAAGCTGACCAGGCCAAAAGCAAGAACGCAAACGATATTGTTTAGCAAAAACGCGATTGTGAGTTTACGGGACGAAAAACTGTGTATGATTTTTAGAGTGGGCGATATGAGGAAATCTAGAATACTGAATATAAAAGCGTCCATGTTTATTTTACGGTTGAATAAGGATAGCGAAAATATTGATGATACTGAGCAAGTTGAAATGAGAGTCGAGTTAGACGGTTGTGAATCTAGCTTCTTTTTGTGGCCTGTAGCCGTGGTTCACGTGATTGATAGTTTAAGTCCTTTATACAATTTGTCGGCTGCTGACCTTTTTGGGGGCAAATTAGAGATTTTAGTTGTATTTGAAGGCGTGATTGAATCCACTGGTCAACCGGTGCAGGCCAGATCAAGTTATACAGAAGTTGACATTATATGGGGTCATAGATTTGTGTCTATGGTTGAGATAGATGATAAGAATCAATTCTTTGTAGATTTCTCTAAGTTGAATGAGACTGAGCAGGTTGATACGCCTTTGTGTTCTTCCAGTGAATACGAATCTGTAATAtcttctataaataataacgtaTGTTCTATAGATAATGGCGATATAACTAGATga